The following proteins come from a genomic window of Gallalistipes aquisgranensis:
- a CDS encoding YitT family protein, which yields MAKFSPRELTPSLVLRTVKEYVFITFGLFLYAFAWTGIILPAKIVGGGVSGMAMLIYFATGGAEGGGIPIGYSLFVINAVLILFSAFIIGVQFGAKTIFATFMLALAMSVMQGIVPPDLIGLQDDRLLSAILGGACSGIGISICFMQGGSTGGTDIIAMIINKYRNISYGKVIMFCDFIIIGCSYFIGNGISTVIYSYVIVAVSGYMLDTVLAGNRQSSQILIVSQRYEAIAEHISTELRRGVTLLDGQGWYTREPTKVVMVVCRKNETSSLFRIIKEIDPQAFITVGSVMGVYGLGFEALKK from the coding sequence ATGGCAAAATTTTCACCCCGGGAACTCACTCCTTCGCTCGTCCTGCGCACTGTCAAGGAGTATGTCTTCATCACCTTCGGCCTGTTCCTCTACGCTTTCGCCTGGACGGGCATCATTCTGCCCGCCAAGATCGTGGGCGGCGGCGTGAGCGGTATGGCCATGCTGATCTACTTCGCCACGGGAGGCGCCGAGGGAGGGGGCATCCCGATCGGCTACTCGCTCTTCGTCATCAATGCCGTGCTGATCCTCTTCTCCGCCTTCATCATCGGCGTGCAGTTCGGAGCCAAGACCATCTTCGCCACCTTCATGCTCGCGCTGGCCATGAGCGTCATGCAGGGCATCGTGCCGCCCGATCTGATCGGCCTGCAGGACGACCGCCTGCTGTCCGCCATCCTCGGGGGCGCCTGCTCCGGCATCGGCATCAGCATCTGCTTCATGCAGGGGGGCAGCACGGGCGGCACCGACATCATCGCCATGATCATCAACAAGTACCGCAACATCAGCTACGGCAAGGTGATCATGTTCTGCGACTTCATCATCATCGGCTGTTCCTATTTCATCGGCAACGGCATCTCGACCGTGATATACAGCTACGTCATCGTCGCCGTTTCGGGCTACATGCTCGACACGGTGCTGGCCGGCAACCGCCAGTCGTCGCAGATACTCATCGTCTCTCAGCGCTACGAGGCGATCGCCGAACACATCTCCACGGAACTGCGGCGCGGGGTGACCCTGCTCGACGGACAGGGATGGTACACCCGCGAGCCGACCAAGGTGGTGATGGTCGTCTGCCGCAAGAACGAGACCAGCTCCCTGTTCCGCATCATCAAGGAGATCGACCCGCAGGCCTTCATCACCGTGGGCAGCGTCATGGGCGTCTACGGCCTGGGCTTCGAAGCCCTGAAAAAATAG